The Triticum aestivum cultivar Chinese Spring chromosome 7B, IWGSC CS RefSeq v2.1, whole genome shotgun sequence genome window below encodes:
- the LOC123156079 gene encoding succinate dehydrogenase [ubiquinone] iron-sulfur subunit 1, mitochondrial isoform X1, producing the protein MAAAALLRRSPAARALLSPALSSRLVASKPHSSSPAPPPPSSKPASTKTFSIYRWDPDSPSTKPHLKDYKVDLSDCGPMVLDALLKIKNEQDPSLTFRRSCREGICGSCAMNIDGDNGLACLTKISSEAAGASTISPLPHMFVVKDLVVDMTNFYNQYKSVEPWLKRKDPPAAGGKEIYQSKADRAKLDGMYECILCACCSTSCPSYWWNPEEYLGPAALLHANRLPDWGTLMKPKPSMLPLWGTLMKPKPSMFMHVQARGYHGVSVSEKRNLRDHKRRILAAKYELRGKLYKAVCRDPELPSDMRDKFRYKLSKLPRNSNMTRLRNRCIFTGRSRGVYQKFRMSRIVFRTLANKGELMGVKKASW; encoded by the exons atggccgccgccgccctcctccgccgctcgccggcggcgCGCGCTCTCCTttcgccggccctctcctcccgcCTCGTCGCCTCCAAGCCCCACTCCTcatcccccgcgccgccgcccccctcaTCGAAGCCAGCCAGCACCAAGACCTTCTCGATCTACCGCTGGGACCCGGACTCCCCGTCGACCAAGCCCCACCTCAAGGACTACAAGGTGGACCTCTCCGACTGCGGCCCCATGGTGCTCGACGCGCTCCTCAAGATCAAGAACGAGCAGGACCCGTCCCTCACCTTCCGCCGGAGCTGCCGCGAGGGCATCTGCGGCAGCTGCGCCATGAACATCGACGGCGACAACGGGCTGGCCTGCCTCACCAAGATCTCCTCGGAGGCGGCCGGGGCCTCCACGATCTCGCCGCTCCCCCACATGTTCGTCGTCAAGGACCTCGTCGTCGACATGACCAACTTCTACAACCAGTACAAGAGCGTGGAGCCGTGGCTCAAGCGCAAGGACCCGCCGGCGGCTGGAGGGAAGGAGATCTACCAGTCCAAGGCCGACCGCGCCAAGCTCGATGGCATGTACGAGTGCATCCTCTGCGCCTGCTGCTCCACATCCTGCCCGTCCTACTGGTGGAACCCAGAGGAGTATCTCGGCCCCGCCGCGCTGCTCCATGCCAACAG GCTTCCGGATTGGGGGACGCTAATGAAACCGAAACCCAGCATGCTTCCGCTGTGGGGGACGCTAATGAAACCAAAACCCAGCATGTTCATGCACGTCCAAGCTCGAGGATACCATGGGGTCTCAGTCTCAGAGAAGAGAAACTTGCGGGATCACAAACGTAGAATTCTTGCAGCAAAATATGAGCTGAGAGGAAAGCTTTATAAGGCTGTCTGTAGGGACCCTGAACTTCCATCAGATATGCGGGATAAGTTTCGCTATAAGTTGTCCAAGCTGCCAAGAAATAGTAACATGACACGTCTTAGAAACCGCTGTATTTTCACGGGCCGCTCTCGTGGTGTCTACCAGAAATTCCGCATGTCCCGTATCGTGTTCCGCACCTTGGCAAATAAGGGTGAACTGATGGGTGTTAAGAAAGCGTCTTGGTAG
- the LOC123156079 gene encoding succinate dehydrogenase [ubiquinone] iron-sulfur subunit 1, mitochondrial isoform X2 yields the protein MAAAALLRRSPAARALLSPALSSRLVASKPHSSSPAPPPPSSKPASTKTFSIYRWDPDSPSTKPHLKDYKVDLSDCGPMVLDALLKIKNEQDPSLTFRRSCREGICGSCAMNIDGDNGLACLTKISSEAAGASTISPLPHMFVVKDLVVDMTNFYNQYKSVEPWLKRKDPPAAGGKEIYQSKADRAKLDGMYECILCACCSTSCPSYWWNPEEYLGPAALLHANRWIQDSRDEFTKERLDSINDEFKLYRCHTIKNCTHACPKGLNPAKQIDTIKKLQLGA from the exons atggccgccgccgccctcctccgccgctcgccggcggcgCGCGCTCTCCTttcgccggccctctcctcccgcCTCGTCGCCTCCAAGCCCCACTCCTcatcccccgcgccgccgcccccctcaTCGAAGCCAGCCAGCACCAAGACCTTCTCGATCTACCGCTGGGACCCGGACTCCCCGTCGACCAAGCCCCACCTCAAGGACTACAAGGTGGACCTCTCCGACTGCGGCCCCATGGTGCTCGACGCGCTCCTCAAGATCAAGAACGAGCAGGACCCGTCCCTCACCTTCCGCCGGAGCTGCCGCGAGGGCATCTGCGGCAGCTGCGCCATGAACATCGACGGCGACAACGGGCTGGCCTGCCTCACCAAGATCTCCTCGGAGGCGGCCGGGGCCTCCACGATCTCGCCGCTCCCCCACATGTTCGTCGTCAAGGACCTCGTCGTCGACATGACCAACTTCTACAACCAGTACAAGAGCGTGGAGCCGTGGCTCAAGCGCAAGGACCCGCCGGCGGCTGGAGGGAAGGAGATCTACCAGTCCAAGGCCGACCGCGCCAAGCTCGATGGCATGTACGAGTGCATCCTCTGCGCCTGCTGCTCCACATCCTGCCCGTCCTACTGGTGGAACCCAGAGGAGTATCTCGGCCCCGCCGCGCTGCTCCATGCCAACAG GTGGATCCAAGACAGCCGTGATGAGTTCACAAAGGAGCGCCTTGACTCCATCAACGACGAGTTCAAGCTGTACCGCTGCCACACCATCAAGAACTGCACGCATGCCTGCCCCAAGGGACTCAACCCGGCCAAGCAGATCGATACAATAAAGAAGTTGCAGCTCGGAGCCTGA
- the LOC123157070 gene encoding photosystem II core complex proteins psbY, chloroplastic produces MATIATMTMLKPAKITARSAPSSPSFSAKVASPSISLRSLQKNAAKKGALAVSPAAAAMASAFFTSLASSDAAMASQRIADVAAVAPADDNRGLLLLFVVAPALGWVLYNILQPALNQLNKMRSEKALVAGLGISAAAAAGLAAAPEPASAAVQELAALAAVAPADDNRGLLLLFVVAPALGWVLYNILQPALNQLNKMRSN; encoded by the coding sequence ATGGCGACCATAGCCACGATGACCATGCTCAAGCCCGCCAAGATCACGGCCAGGTCGGCGCCTTCCTCGCCGTCGTTCAGCGCCAAGGTGGCGTCGCCGAGCATCTCGCTGCGCAGCCTGCAGAAGAACGCGGCCAAGAAGGGAGCCCTGGCCGTGTCGCCGGCGGCCGCGGCCATGGCGAGCGCCTTCTTCACCTCGCTGGCCTCGTCGGACGCCGCGATGGCGTCGCAGCGGATCGCGGACGTGGCGGCGGTGGCGCCCGCGGACGACAACCGGGGCCTGCTGCTGCTCTTCGTGGTGGCGCCCGCGCTCGGGTGGGTGCTCTACAACATCCTCCAGCCGGCGCTGAACCAGCTCAATAAGATGCGGTCCGAGAAGGCGCTCGTCGCCGGGCTCGGCAtcagcgccgccgcggccgccggcctGGCCGCCGCGCCGGAGCCGGCCTCCGCCGCCGTGCAGGAGCTCGCCGCGCTGGCGGCGGTAGCGCCCGCCGACGACAACCGGGGCCTGCTGCTGCTCTTCGTGGTGGCGCCCGCCCTCGGATGGGTGCTCTACAACATCCTGCAGCCGGCGCTGAACCAGCTCAACAAAATGCGGTCCAACtga